Proteins co-encoded in one Bremerella sp. TYQ1 genomic window:
- the nqrE gene encoding NADH:ubiquinone reductase (Na(+)-transporting) subunit E produces the protein MEDHLTIALKAIFSENLALAFFLGMCTFLAVSKNVKTALGLGVAVIVVMTITIPVNQLIYFNFLKKGALGYWLGESYASVDLDFLRLITFIGVIAAIVQILEMTLDRYFPPLYTALGIFLPLITVNCAILGGSLFMVERNYSFSQSVVYGLSAGFGWALAIAALAGIREKLKYSDVPDGLKGLGITFITAGLMAMAFMSFGGML, from the coding sequence ATGGAAGATCATTTAACCATCGCCCTTAAGGCGATCTTCAGTGAAAATCTGGCTCTCGCATTCTTTCTCGGGATGTGCACATTTTTGGCGGTGTCCAAAAACGTGAAAACAGCCCTCGGGTTAGGTGTGGCCGTGATTGTTGTGATGACGATCACCATTCCGGTTAATCAATTGATCTACTTTAACTTCCTGAAGAAGGGGGCCCTCGGCTACTGGCTCGGCGAAAGCTACGCCTCGGTCGACCTCGACTTCCTGCGGTTGATTACCTTTATTGGTGTGATCGCGGCAATCGTGCAGATCCTGGAAATGACGCTCGACCGTTACTTCCCGCCGCTGTACACCGCACTCGGTATTTTCCTTCCGCTGATTACCGTGAACTGCGCCATCCTGGGTGGTTCGTTGTTCATGGTTGAACGTAACTACAGCTTCAGTCAAAGCGTTGTGTATGGCCTGTCGGCTGGCTTTGGCTGGGCATTGGCGATTGCCGCGTTGGCTGGTATTCGTGAAAAACTGAAATACAGCGACGTGCCGGACGGGCTCAAAGGCCTGGGCATTACCTTTATTACCGCTGGCCTGATGGCGATGGCCTTCATGTCGTTCGGCGGGATGTTGTAA
- a CDS encoding NADH:ubiquinone reductase (Na(+)-transporting) subunit D, translating to MAKSSAKDVLLDPVVHNNPIALQVLGICSALAVTSSLKTSAVMCLAVIAVTAFSNLGVSLIRQFVPGSIRIIVQMTIIASLVIVVDQLLQAFAYGISKQMSVFVGLIITNCIVMGRAEAFAMKNKPGISFLDGIGNGLGYSVILLIVGFFRELLGSGTLFGFTVLALQKNGGWYVPNGLMLLAPSAFFLIGFIIWVIRAFNPEQVESEG from the coding sequence ATGGCTAAGAGCTCCGCAAAGGACGTTTTGCTCGACCCAGTCGTGCATAACAATCCGATTGCCCTGCAGGTCCTTGGGATCTGTTCGGCGTTGGCTGTGACCTCGAGTTTGAAGACTTCCGCGGTGATGTGCCTGGCCGTGATCGCGGTCACCGCATTCTCGAACTTGGGCGTCAGCTTGATTCGGCAATTCGTTCCCGGCAGCATTCGTATCATAGTTCAGATGACGATCATTGCTTCGCTTGTGATCGTGGTCGACCAGCTGCTTCAGGCATTTGCCTACGGAATCAGTAAGCAAATGTCGGTGTTTGTCGGTCTGATCATTACCAACTGTATTGTGATGGGCCGAGCGGAAGCGTTTGCGATGAAGAACAAGCCAGGGATCAGTTTCCTGGATGGTATCGGCAACGGCCTCGGTTACTCCGTGATCTTGCTGATCGTTGGTTTCTTCCGCGAACTTCTCGGCAGCGGCACGCTGTTCGGATTCACGGTGCTCGCACTGCAAAAGAACGGTGGCTGGTATGTGCCTAACGGCTTGATGCTGTTGGCTCCTAGTGCGTTCTTCCTGATTGGCTTCATCATTTGGGTCATTCGCGCTTTCAATCCTGAACAAGTCGAATCGGAGGGCTAA